Proteins from a single region of Bacteroidota bacterium:
- a CDS encoding acyltransferase, which produces MARMIRSGLIQMSLPKTEGEGTIPEIINAMVQKHIPFIEEAGKKGVQILCLQEIFNTPYFCPGQDKKWYESAESVPGPTTDLMSEYAKKYNMVIIVPVYEKEQAGFLYNTAAVIDADGTYLGKYRKNHIPHTSGFWEKFFFKPGNLGYPVFQTKYAKIGVYICYDRHFPDGARVLGLNGAEIVYNPSATVAGLSQYLWKLEQPAHAAANGYFMGCINRVGEEKPWNLGKFYGTSYFVDPRGQIFAQASEDKDELLVADFDLDMIEEVRSTWQFFRDRRPETYGKLVEL; this is translated from the coding sequence ATGGCAAGAATGATTCGTTCCGGACTGATCCAAATGAGTTTACCAAAAACCGAAGGAGAAGGTACAATACCGGAAATTATAAATGCAATGGTTCAAAAGCATATTCCATTTATTGAAGAAGCCGGCAAAAAAGGTGTGCAGATTCTTTGTTTACAGGAAATTTTTAACACTCCGTATTTTTGTCCGGGACAGGATAAAAAATGGTATGAATCTGCTGAATCAGTTCCCGGTCCTACGACAGATCTGATGTCTGAGTATGCAAAGAAATACAACATGGTTATTATTGTTCCTGTCTATGAAAAAGAGCAAGCCGGATTTTTATACAATACTGCTGCTGTCATTGATGCCGATGGAACTTATTTAGGCAAGTATAGAAAAAATCATATTCCACATACGTCGGGTTTCTGGGAGAAATTTTTCTTTAAACCGGGGAACTTAGGTTATCCGGTATTTCAGACGAAGTATGCAAAGATCGGAGTTTACATTTGTTACGACAGACATTTTCCTGATGGAGCTCGTGTGTTAGGATTGAATGGTGCAGAGATCGTTTACAATCCTTCAGCAACCGTTGCAGGATTATCACAATACCTATGGAAACTTGAACAACCTGCTCATGCAGCAGCAAATGGATATTTCATGGGTTGCATCAACAGAGTTGGTGAAGAGAAACCATGGAACCTTGGTAAATTCTATGGTACTTCTTATTTTGTAGATCCAAGAGGACAGATCTTTGCACAGGCTTCTGAAGATAAAGATGAATTGCTTGTTGCAGATTTCGATCTTGATATGATAGAAGAAGTTCGTTCAACATGGCAGTTTTTCCGTGATCGCCGTCCTGAGACATACGGTAAATTAGTTGAACTATAA
- a CDS encoding FAD-dependent oxidoreductase, giving the protein MYRLPPSNGKKVAIIGAGPAGISCACELKMLGFDVDIYESKEKSSGLTVYGVAPYKITNKEALDEMDYLENQFKYKVHYNKAISTKAQIEELEKKYDAILIGFGLGKTSMISISGEEKENCFGAVEFVEKLRMTHHKTNVPKNVIVLGGGNTAMDAAS; this is encoded by the coding sequence TTGTATCGGCTGCCACCATCCAATGGAAAGAAAGTCGCAATCATTGGTGCCGGTCCTGCCGGAATTTCATGTGCCTGTGAATTGAAGATGCTTGGATTTGATGTTGATATTTATGAATCAAAAGAAAAATCATCCGGCTTGACAGTATATGGTGTTGCACCTTATAAGATCACGAATAAAGAAGCATTGGATGAAATGGATTATCTGGAGAATCAATTCAAATATAAAGTTCATTATAATAAAGCGATTTCAACAAAAGCTCAGATAGAAGAACTGGAAAAAAAGTATGATGCAATCCTGATCGGCTTTGGACTTGGAAAGACTTCAATGATCAGTATTTCAGGAGAAGAAAAAGAGAATTGTTTTGGCGCTGTCGAATTTGTTGAGAAACTACGGATGACACATCACAAGACTAATGTACCCAAGAATGTAATAGTACTTGGAGGCGGGAACACTGCAATGGACGCTGCATCCTAG
- a CDS encoding FAD-dependent oxidoreductase, translating into MGAEKVILAYRRGKEEMGAYDFEYDLAKGVGVKGMFNVSPLEILGNGKVTGVKFIRTQIVNGKLENIAGSEFTESCDWVIKATGQSKQVELLKMMSGISIDAKGRIEVDQETFQTKNPKYFAAGDAVSGGQEVVNAAAEGRKAARGISKSLSK; encoded by the coding sequence ATGGGTGCAGAAAAAGTTATCCTTGCCTACCGACGCGGAAAAGAAGAAATGGGTGCCTACGATTTTGAATATGATCTGGCAAAAGGTGTGGGTGTAAAAGGTATGTTCAATGTGTCTCCATTGGAGATTCTTGGAAATGGTAAAGTGACCGGAGTAAAATTTATCCGCACACAGATTGTGAATGGCAAGCTTGAGAATATTGCCGGATCAGAATTTACTGAATCATGCGATTGGGTTATCAAAGCTACCGGACAATCTAAACAGGTAGAGTTATTGAAAATGATGTCGGGGATTTCAATTGATGCAAAAGGAAGAATAGAAGTTGACCAGGAAACATTCCAGACAAAAAATCCGAAGTACTTCGCAGCAGGTGATGCAGTGAGTGGCGGACAAGAAGTAGTAAATGCAGCAGCAGAAGGACGAAAGGCTGCAAGAGGAATAAGTAAATCTCTTTCAAAATAA